A stretch of the Rosa rugosa chromosome 5, drRosRugo1.1, whole genome shotgun sequence genome encodes the following:
- the LOC133707889 gene encoding amine oxidase [copper-containing] alpha 2, peroxisomal-like: MHGEAAMASSTLMLFFFLSSFFTFSPIPCLGRYHPLDPLTPSEFTQVRTIVKKSYPSSIHNLTFQYIALDEPDKYIVKSWLSKTNPKPKTLPRRALVITRLDKHSHEIVVDLSTRSVVSDKVYGGHGYPLLTSDEQTIASELPLSYKPFINSVKKRGLNLSEVVCTTFSVGWFGEEHNKRVIKILCYYIEGTPNLYMRPLEGISLVVDLDELKIAEYYDRDRIPVPKAQGTEYRQSKQKPPFGPKLNGFTIVQPDGPGFKIDGHTISWANWVFHLGFDVRAGPVISTASIYDLEKATYRQVLYRSFISELFVPYMDPTEEWYYKTFFDAGEFGFGQSAVPLEPLTDCPENAVFMDAYYASSDGTPVKITNAFCIFEQHAGSALWRHTEIEIPGELITEVRPEVNLIVRMVSTVGNYDYVLDWEFKPSGSIKFGVGLTGILEVKGAPYTHTDQIKEDAYGTLLADYTIGVYHDHFLTYYLDLDVDGEANSFVKNNLVTKRVTDHSSPRKSYWTVVSETAKTESDAKIQLGLKPADLVLINPNKKTKPGNNIGYRLIPGSISNPLLSHDDYPQIRGAFTNYNVWVTPYNKSEKWAGGQFVDQSRGDDTLATWSLRNREIENKDIVLWYTMGFHHVPCQEDFPVMPTLSGGFELRPTNFFESNPVLKAKPPKHEHLPNCTK; this comes from the exons ATGCATGGAGAAGCTGCCATGGCTTCTTCAACGTTGatgctcttcttctttctctcttccttcttcaccttctcacCGATCCCATGCCTCGGCCGGTACCACCCACTAGACCCTCTAACCCCATCTGAGTTCACTCAGGTCCGAACCATCGTCAAAAAATCATACCCCAGCTCCATCCACAACCTCACATTCCAATACATAGCCTTGGACGAGCCAGACAAATACATAGTCAAGTCATGGCTGTCGAAaacaaaccctaaacccaaaacCCTACCTCGCCGAGCCTTGGTCATAACAAGGCTCGACAAACACTCCCACGAGATCGTAGTGGACTTATCAACTCGTTCCGTAGTCTCCGATAAGGTCTATGGAGGACACGGCTACCCTTTGCTGACGTCGGACGAACAAACAATTGCAAGTGAGCTCCCACTGTCCTACAAACCATTTATCAACTCAGTCAAGAAGAGGGGACTTAACTTGTCCGAGGTTGTTTGCACCACGTTTTCAGTCGGGTGGTTTGGCGAAGAACATAATAAAAGAGTGATCAAAATTTTGTGTTACTATATTGAGGGAACACCTAACTTGTACATGAGGCCCTTGGAGGGAATATCACTGGTGGTTGATCTTGATGAACTGAAGATAGCTGAGTATTATGACCGAGATAGGATTCCGGTGCCGAAAGCTCAAGGAACCGAGTATCGGCAGTCGAAGCAGAAGCCGCCTTTCGGTCCAAAATTAAATGGTTTCACCATTGTGCAGCCAGACGGACCTGGGTTTAAGATTGACGGGCACACGATAAG TTGGGCTAACTGGGTCTTCCATCTCGGATTTGATGTTCGAGCCGGTCCAGTAATTTCTAcggcatcgatttatgacctcGAAAAGGCCACATACCGTCAAGTATTGTACAGATCATTCATATCCGAGCTGTTTGTGCCATACATGGACCCAACTGAAGAATGGTACTACAAAACCTTCTTTGATGCCGGTGAATTTGGGTTTGGTCAATCTGCTGTGCCGCTAGAGCCCTTGACCGATTGCCCTGAAAATGCTGTATTCATGGACGCTTACTATGCTAGCTCAGATGGGACTCCAGTTAAAATAACAAATGCTTTTTGCATATTTGAGCAACATGCTGGGAGTGCCTTGTGGCGGCACACTGAAATAGAAATTCCAGGGGAACTG ATAACCGAGGTTAGACCAGAGGTGAACCTGATAGTGAGGATGGTTTCGACTGTGGGCAACTATGATTATGTACTTGACTGGGAATTTAAGCCAAGCGGTTCCATCAAGTTTGGG GTTGGACTAACAGGAATACTAGAGGTGAAGGGGGCGCCGTACACACATACTGATCAAATAAAGGAGGATGCTTATGGTACATTGCTTGCAGATTACACCATCGGGGTATACCATGATCACTTCTTGACCTACTATCTTGATCTCGATGTGGATGGGGAAGCCAACTCCTTTGTCAAGAACAATTTGGTGACCAAGAGAGTAACAGATCATAGCTCACCAAGGAAGAGTTACTGGACAGTTGTGAGTGAAACAGCTAAGACCGAATCAGATGCAAAAATTCAACTGGGTTTGAAGCCAGCTGATCTAGTCTTGATAAACCCTAATAAGAAGACTAAACCTGGAAACAACATAGGCTATCGTCTAATTCCAGGGTCAATATCAAACCCACTTTTGTCCCATGACGATTACCCACAAATCCGAGGTGCCTTCACCAACTACAATGTATGGGTCACACCTTATAACAAGTCGGAAAAATGGGCAGGAGGTCAGTTTGTTGATCAGAGCCGTGGAGATGACACTTTGGCTACTTGGAGCCTCAG GAACCGAGAGATTGAGAATAAGGACATTGTGTTATGGTACACCATGGGATTTCATCATGTTCCTTGCCAAGAAGACTTTCCGGTGATGCCAACATTAAGCGGTGGATTTGAGCTCCGGCCTACCAATTTCTTCGAGAGCAATCCGGTGCTTAAAGCAAAACCTCCTAAGCATGAGCACTTGCCTAACTGCACTAAATAA
- the LOC133709953 gene encoding exosome complex component RRP41 homolog, which translates to MEFVSPEGLRLDGRRPMEMRQIRAEIGVVAKADGSAMFEMGNTKVVAAVYGPREVQNRSQQLNANALVRCEYTMANFSTGDRMRKPKGDRRSTEISLVIRQTMEECILTNLMPRSQIDIFVQVLQADGGTRSACINAATLALADAGIPMRDLVTSCSAGYLNSTPLLDLNYIEDSAGGADVTLGIMPKLDKVTLLQMDAKLSLDTFENVMQLAIEGCKAVADYIREILLENTKQLEYRRGT; encoded by the exons ATGGAGTTCGTCAGCCCTGAAGGTCTTCGTTTAGATGGTCGCCGTCCCATGGAA ATGAGGCAAATTCGAGCAGAGATTGGTGTTGTAGCCAAAGCTGACGG TTCTGCTATGTTTGAGATGGGCAACACCAAAGTTGTTGCTGCCGTATATGGCCCTAGAGAG GTCCAAAATAGGAGCCAACAACTGAATGCCAATGCATTG GTGCGATGTGAATACACCATGGCAAATTTTAGTACCGGAGATCGGATGAGAAAACCGAAGGGTGATAG GAGATCCACAGAGATATCTCTAGTTATTCGCCAAACCATGGAAGAATGCATTTTGACAAATTTAATGCCTCGGTCTCAG ATAGACATTTTTGTGCAAGTTCTCCAAGCAGATGGAG GAACTAGATCTGCATGTATCAATGCTGCAACCCTGGCCCTTGCAGACGCTGGAATTCCAATGCGGGATCTTGTTACTTCCTGCAGTGCTGGGTACCTTAACAGCACACCTCTACTTG ATTTAAACTATATAGAAGATAGTGCTGGAGGTGCTGATGTCACTTTAGGAATTATGCCGAAGTTGGATAAAGTGACTCTTCTTCAG ATGGATGCTAAGTTGTCGTTGGATACTTTTGAAAATGTAATGCAACTTGCAATCGAAGGCTGCAAGGCAGTTGCAGATTACATTAGAGAA ATATTACTGGAGAATACAAAGCAATTGGAGTATCGTCGAGGGACATAG